A single window of Micrococcaceae bacterium Sec5.1 DNA harbors:
- a CDS encoding general stress protein: protein MSNIFGAPKAVEESRSVPQGDTVGSYTSYLDAQKAVDYLADQQFPVQLVSIVGNDLKMVERVTGRLSYPRVALSGALSGMWFGLFVGVMLSFFTPGGGTFSIITSVLMGAAFFMLFGIATYATQRGKRDFTSTSQVVATNYDVIVAIEAAHEARRLLHQLPMNSAQAATGQAQNYSPPNAPFQQPGQAPDRPATWNDPYGQRGPEATESDASGAQAPAAQAAQPVQNPTPSPVRYPDLPDGRPQYGVRVTEGQNAPRHEEQQPGNEDSHKQ from the coding sequence ATGTCTAACATTTTTGGTGCTCCCAAAGCCGTTGAGGAATCCCGCAGCGTACCTCAAGGTGACACTGTTGGCTCGTACACCTCATATTTGGATGCCCAAAAGGCGGTGGACTACCTCGCGGACCAGCAGTTCCCCGTCCAATTGGTGTCGATCGTGGGCAACGACCTCAAGATGGTGGAGCGGGTAACCGGTCGGCTGAGCTACCCACGCGTTGCCCTGTCCGGTGCTTTGAGCGGCATGTGGTTCGGCCTCTTCGTCGGCGTCATGCTCTCCTTCTTCACGCCCGGTGGCGGCACGTTCTCCATCATCACCTCCGTGCTCATGGGTGCAGCTTTCTTTATGCTGTTCGGCATCGCCACCTACGCGACTCAGCGCGGCAAGCGCGACTTCACGTCCACAAGCCAGGTGGTCGCCACCAACTACGATGTCATTGTTGCCATCGAGGCAGCCCACGAAGCCCGTCGGTTGCTCCACCAACTGCCCATGAATTCCGCCCAGGCTGCCACCGGACAAGCACAAAATTACAGTCCGCCAAACGCGCCCTTCCAGCAGCCCGGCCAGGCACCTGACCGTCCTGCCACTTGGAACGATCCCTATGGCCAGCGCGGACCGGAGGCCACCGAATCCGATGCTTCCGGCGCGCAGGCTCCTGCTGCGCAGGCAGCGCAGCCTGTACAGAACCCGACGCCGTCACCGGTGCGCTATCCGGACCTGCCCGATGGCCGCCCCCAGTACGGCGTCCGGGTCACGGAGGGCCAGAATGCCCCGCGGCACGAGGAACAGCAGCCGGGGAACGAGGACTCCCACAAACAATAA
- a CDS encoding CBS domain-containing protein, with protein sequence MSTHPSRVFVARLLGLDVFDPLGDRLGRLRDVVVLSRGTRGAPHVVGIVVEVPGKKRVFVPMTRITSIDQTQIICTGLVNLRRFEQRGAETLVVAEMFDRRVTLADGSDATIEDIAMDQHRSKDWFVSKLFVRRGHSLSPLSRLRRNETLIIDWADAQTGGHNEPQAATQFVATHEDLKPADFAEALQEMSDKRRFEVASELQDERLADVLQELPEDDQVEILSALDVERAADVLEEMDPDDAADLLAELPSAQAEELLQLMEPQEAEDVRRLLEYDEDTAGGLMTPVPVILPPEATVAEALAHVRREELSPALASSIFITRPPLETPTGRFLGVVHIQQLLRFPPPEPLGNLVDKNLEPLSDQAHISEVARTLATYNLNSLPVVDDDGRLVGAVTVDDVLDHLLPDDWRAHEDDAPIRKLGGRIG encoded by the coding sequence ATGAGCACACATCCCTCACGCGTCTTTGTCGCGCGTCTGCTCGGCTTGGACGTTTTCGACCCCCTGGGCGATCGTTTAGGCCGGTTGCGCGACGTCGTCGTGCTCTCCCGGGGGACCCGCGGCGCCCCGCACGTTGTTGGCATCGTGGTGGAAGTGCCGGGCAAGAAGCGGGTCTTCGTACCGATGACCCGCATCACCTCCATCGACCAGACCCAGATCATCTGCACGGGCCTGGTGAACCTGCGTCGTTTCGAACAACGCGGCGCTGAAACACTCGTGGTAGCGGAAATGTTTGATCGCCGCGTCACCCTTGCCGATGGCAGCGATGCAACGATCGAGGACATCGCGATGGATCAGCATCGGTCCAAGGATTGGTTCGTCAGCAAGCTCTTCGTCCGTCGCGGGCATTCCTTGTCGCCCCTGAGCAGGCTCCGCCGCAACGAAACCCTGATCATTGACTGGGCGGACGCGCAGACAGGCGGGCATAACGAGCCTCAGGCGGCTACGCAGTTCGTTGCTACGCATGAGGACCTCAAACCCGCCGACTTCGCCGAAGCCCTGCAGGAGATGAGCGACAAGCGCCGTTTCGAAGTGGCAAGCGAACTTCAGGACGAGCGGTTGGCTGACGTCCTCCAGGAGCTTCCCGAGGATGACCAGGTGGAGATCCTGTCTGCGCTGGACGTCGAACGGGCTGCCGACGTCCTGGAGGAAATGGATCCCGACGACGCAGCCGACCTCCTCGCCGAACTCCCCTCCGCCCAAGCGGAAGAACTGCTTCAACTCATGGAGCCCCAGGAAGCCGAAGACGTCCGGCGTCTTTTGGAGTACGACGAAGACACCGCAGGTGGCCTCATGACACCCGTGCCCGTCATCCTGCCTCCTGAAGCCACGGTCGCCGAAGCGCTTGCGCACGTTCGCCGCGAGGAACTCTCCCCGGCCCTGGCGTCCTCCATCTTCATCACACGGCCTCCGCTGGAAACGCCCACCGGCCGGTTCCTGGGTGTTGTACACATACAACAACTCCTGCGCTTCCCTCCGCCTGAACCTCTGGGCAATCTGGTTGATAAGAACCTTGAGCCGTTGTCGGACCAGGCGCACATCAGCGAAGTAGCCCGGACCCTGGCCACGTACAACCTCAACTCGCTCCCCGTCGTCGACGACGACGGCCGCCTTGTGGGGGCGGTGACTGTTGATGACGTGTTGGATCACCTGTTGCCCGATGACTGGCGCGCTCACGAGGACGACGCCCCTATAAGGAAACTTGGAGGCCGCATTGGCTGA
- a CDS encoding DUF1003 domain-containing protein, producing MEAALADINVTRSPRSTGRTNNPGSLDTPLSGRQRILPKFSPNPDAFGNATEGFARFMGTPQFLVYMTIFCLFWLAWNTFAPTEWQFDRVELGFTLLTLMLSLQASYAAPLLLLAQNRQDDRDRVSLQQDRQRAERNLSDTEYLTRELASLRIALREVATRDYVRAELRSLLEDIIDAQEELRENEAAAEGSESPADKVKEKLKEKRDKSRGPRTQQIPKVRPQRPGPQHSSAKPAPPENPESRA from the coding sequence TTGGAGGCCGCATTGGCTGATATCAACGTCACCCGATCCCCCAGGTCCACTGGACGCACAAACAATCCCGGCAGCCTTGACACGCCGCTAAGCGGGCGTCAGCGCATACTGCCCAAGTTCTCGCCCAACCCGGACGCATTCGGCAATGCCACCGAGGGTTTCGCCCGGTTCATGGGCACGCCGCAGTTCCTCGTCTACATGACGATCTTCTGTCTCTTCTGGCTGGCCTGGAATACGTTTGCGCCCACGGAGTGGCAGTTCGACCGCGTCGAGCTGGGCTTCACGCTCCTGACGCTCATGTTGTCGCTCCAGGCCTCATACGCCGCGCCGCTCCTGTTGTTGGCCCAAAACCGCCAGGACGACCGCGACCGCGTCTCGCTGCAGCAGGACCGCCAGCGCGCCGAGCGGAACCTCTCAGACACTGAATATCTGACCCGTGAATTGGCTTCCCTGCGAATCGCACTTCGCGAAGTAGCCACACGCGACTACGTCCGCGCCGAACTCCGCAGCCTGTTGGAGGACATCATCGATGCCCAGGAGGAACTGCGGGAGAACGAAGCCGCCGCAGAGGGCAGCGAGTCTCCGGCCGACAAGGTCAAGGAGAAGCTCAAGGAGAAACGGGACAAGTCGCGTGGACCCCGTACGCAGCAGATCCCCAAAGTACGCCCGCAGCGTCCGGGGCCCCAGCACTCCAGCGCGAAGCCGGCCCCTCCCGAAAATCCCGAAAGCCGAGCGTAA
- a CDS encoding P-loop NTPase, whose product MSTPSAEALNAALATVIDPELRRPITELGMVESVAANDDGTVHVAVLLTIAGCPLRDTITADATTALSGIAGVTGVDVELKVMTPAQREALKEQLRGPGGQRGIPFAKPGSLTKVYAVASGKGGVGKSSVTVNLACALAAQGLRVGIVDADVHGFSVPGLMGITQKPTQVDDMILPPVAYGVKVISIGMFVDGNQPVAWRGPMLHRALEQFLTDVYFGDLDALFLDLPPGTGDIAISVAQLLPDAEILVVTTPQAAAADVAERAGTIATQTGQKVAGVIENMSFLEMPDGGRMELFGSGGGAVLAERLSAAVGNDVPLLGQIPLDIRLREGGDAGKPVVLAASETAAAKALAGIAGMLATRPRGLSGMPLGIQPR is encoded by the coding sequence ATGAGCACCCCATCCGCCGAGGCACTTAACGCTGCTCTGGCAACCGTCATTGACCCTGAGTTGCGGCGTCCAATCACCGAACTTGGCATGGTGGAGTCGGTGGCGGCCAACGACGACGGCACCGTCCACGTAGCAGTGCTGCTCACGATCGCCGGCTGCCCACTCCGCGACACCATTACGGCGGATGCCACCACTGCGTTATCAGGCATCGCAGGCGTCACCGGTGTTGACGTGGAGCTGAAGGTCATGACTCCCGCCCAGCGCGAGGCCCTGAAGGAACAACTGCGCGGTCCAGGTGGTCAGCGGGGCATCCCTTTCGCCAAGCCCGGGTCCTTGACGAAGGTATACGCGGTTGCGAGTGGAAAAGGCGGCGTGGGCAAGTCTTCGGTCACCGTCAACCTTGCCTGTGCCTTGGCCGCCCAGGGCCTGCGGGTGGGCATTGTGGACGCCGACGTACACGGCTTCTCCGTCCCGGGGCTCATGGGCATCACACAAAAACCGACGCAGGTGGACGACATGATCCTGCCTCCTGTGGCGTACGGGGTGAAGGTCATATCAATTGGGATGTTCGTTGACGGAAACCAGCCGGTGGCGTGGCGTGGTCCCATGCTGCACCGGGCCTTGGAGCAGTTCCTCACGGACGTCTACTTCGGTGACCTCGATGCCCTTTTCCTGGACCTGCCTCCCGGAACAGGGGACATCGCAATTTCCGTGGCCCAGCTCCTCCCGGACGCTGAAATCCTCGTGGTAACCACCCCGCAGGCTGCCGCTGCGGATGTCGCCGAACGCGCCGGAACCATCGCAACCCAAACAGGCCAAAAGGTTGCCGGCGTCATCGAGAACATGTCCTTCCTGGAAATGCCCGACGGCGGTCGCATGGAATTGTTTGGAAGTGGCGGCGGTGCCGTCCTGGCTGAGCGGTTGAGTGCTGCTGTGGGCAACGACGTACCTCTTCTCGGCCAGATTCCCTTGGATATCCGGTTGCGTGAGGGCGGAGATGCCGGAAAACCTGTAGTCCTTGCCGCGAGCGAGACTGCTGCTGCGAAAGCGTTGGCAGGCATTGCCGGGATGTTGGCCACTCGTCCACGGGGATTATCCGGGATGCCACTGGGAATCCAGCCGCGCTGA
- a CDS encoding Sec-independent protein translocase TatB, translating to MFGINGPEFILLLIIGVLVIGPSRLPEYTQKLANLVKEVRRMASGAREQIKEEVGIDIDEVDWKKYDPRQYDPRRIIKDALLDDDSKPVNAGAPAAATAAAAVVDTTPKAPARIIERLAEGEAAPFDTEAT from the coding sequence GTGTTTGGAATCAACGGCCCGGAGTTCATACTCCTTCTGATTATCGGCGTACTCGTCATCGGTCCCAGCCGTTTGCCCGAATACACTCAAAAGCTCGCCAACCTGGTGAAGGAAGTCCGCCGGATGGCCTCGGGGGCGCGTGAGCAGATCAAGGAAGAAGTCGGCATCGACATCGATGAGGTCGACTGGAAGAAGTACGATCCCCGCCAGTACGATCCGCGGCGCATCATCAAGGATGCGTTGCTTGACGATGATTCCAAGCCCGTCAACGCCGGCGCGCCGGCTGCTGCAACAGCTGCGGCGGCAGTGGTGGATACGACGCCCAAGGCTCCGGCCCGCATTATTGAGCGGCTCGCCGAGGGCGAGGCTGCGCCTTTCGATACCGAAGCTACTTAG
- the sigE gene encoding RNA polymerase sigma factor SigE, with protein MPASHAAPVQTSESLEAVTDWVMPSWEDVVANHSAKVYRLAYRLTGNKFDAEDLTQEVFVRVFRSLENFKPGTLDGWLHRITTNLFLDQARRKSRIRFDALAEDAESRLPGREPGPEQSFEHNNLDLDVQRALEELPPDFRAAVVLCDLEGLSYDEVAEALGVKLGTVRSRIHRGRTMLREKLAHRDPRPADARKPRLKMPRIASIL; from the coding sequence ATGCCGGCATCGCATGCTGCGCCAGTCCAGACATCGGAGAGCCTTGAGGCCGTTACAGACTGGGTCATGCCCAGCTGGGAGGATGTGGTCGCCAACCACTCCGCCAAGGTATACCGCCTTGCCTACCGCCTGACCGGAAACAAGTTCGACGCCGAGGACCTCACCCAAGAGGTCTTCGTCAGGGTTTTCCGTTCACTGGAAAACTTCAAGCCAGGAACCCTGGATGGGTGGCTGCACCGTATTACCACCAACCTTTTCCTGGACCAGGCGCGTCGCAAGAGCAGAATCCGCTTTGACGCCCTTGCCGAGGACGCCGAGTCACGCCTGCCGGGCCGTGAGCCAGGCCCTGAGCAGAGCTTCGAGCACAACAATCTGGACCTTGACGTTCAGCGTGCGTTGGAAGAATTGCCACCGGATTTCCGGGCTGCCGTTGTTCTGTGCGATCTTGAAGGATTGTCTTACGACGAAGTGGCGGAGGCGCTGGGCGTGAAGCTGGGCACCGTCAGGTCCCGTATCCACCGCGGCCGCACGATGCTGCGGGAGAAGCTCGCCCACCGTGACCCACGCCCGGCCGACGCCCGCAAGCCGCGCCTGAAGATGCCTCGCATCGCCAGCATTCTTTAG
- a CDS encoding O-methyltransferase gives MSADKSTSWSYAEDLPAEDDVLLRARERSFELGVKPISPGVGAVLTVLAAASKAQTVVEVGSGAGVSGVCLLRGLGPQAVLTTIDVDVEHLKAAREAFLESGSPANRTRTISGRAADVLPRLTDSAYDLVFIDADKPNFPRYVEQAVRLLKTGGTLVINDALDKDRVSNPAARDSTTVVLRQVGKSIRDDDRLASAMLPTGDGLLVAVKK, from the coding sequence ATGAGTGCCGACAAGTCAACCAGCTGGTCCTATGCAGAAGATCTGCCTGCTGAGGATGACGTCTTGTTGCGCGCCCGGGAGAGGTCCTTCGAGTTGGGGGTTAAACCCATCAGCCCGGGCGTTGGCGCGGTGTTGACGGTCCTTGCCGCGGCTTCAAAGGCACAGACAGTAGTTGAGGTTGGTTCAGGCGCCGGAGTCTCAGGTGTTTGTCTTTTGCGTGGCCTGGGTCCACAAGCCGTCCTGACCACCATCGACGTCGACGTTGAACACCTCAAGGCCGCCCGCGAAGCCTTTCTGGAATCCGGCAGCCCCGCCAACCGGACCCGGACCATCTCCGGCAGGGCCGCCGACGTCCTCCCGCGCCTCACGGACTCCGCCTATGACCTTGTCTTCATCGACGCCGACAAGCCCAACTTCCCCCGCTACGTTGAACAAGCTGTCCGCTTGCTCAAGACGGGTGGCACCTTGGTGATCAACGACGCCCTGGATAAGGACCGCGTCTCAAATCCAGCAGCCCGCGACTCCACCACCGTGGTTCTTCGGCAAGTTGGCAAATCCATTCGCGACGACGACCGCTTGGCCTCTGCGATGCTTCCCACCGGCGATGGACTTCTGGTGGCTGTCAAAAAATAG
- a CDS encoding DUF3117 domain-containing protein, producing the protein MAAMKPRTGDGPMEVTKEGRSLIMRVPLEGGGRLVVELNAAEAENLKECLVGVTE; encoded by the coding sequence ATGGCGGCTATGAAACCACGTACTGGCGACGGCCCTATGGAAGTAACCAAAGAGGGACGCAGCCTGATCATGCGTGTGCCGCTCGAAGGCGGAGGACGGCTTGTAGTCGAGCTCAATGCCGCGGAGGCGGAGAACCTCAAGGAATGCCTTGTAGGCGTTACCGAATAG
- a CDS encoding DivIVA domain-containing protein, giving the protein MVAVSFFLVFVAIVLIGAALYFGSGIIRGGSVGAGLDDSLPNLPPVLLPEKAAATDIDAVRFALGLRGYRMDQVDQVLDELRDQLVAKDREIERLSALVQSKLEDGDAKRTTL; this is encoded by the coding sequence ATGGTGGCTGTGAGCTTTTTCCTGGTGTTTGTCGCGATTGTCCTCATTGGTGCCGCATTGTATTTTGGTTCCGGCATCATCCGTGGCGGCTCCGTGGGAGCGGGGCTGGATGACTCCCTGCCCAATTTGCCTCCGGTGCTGCTCCCGGAGAAGGCTGCAGCCACGGACATCGACGCCGTGCGCTTTGCACTGGGGTTGCGCGGTTACCGCATGGACCAGGTGGACCAGGTCCTTGATGAGCTGCGCGACCAACTGGTAGCCAAGGACCGCGAGATCGAGAGACTCAGTGCCTTGGTCCAATCAAAGCTTGAGGATGGCGACGCCAAGCGGACCACACTGTGA
- a CDS encoding TIGR00730 family Rossman fold protein, giving the protein MSISQHPIPSPDANGHVAGVHVPLPSEIAPAKHKGPLELRRKQADKGMSDQHLLDTSGAGQFIHTDPWRVLRIQSEFVEGFGALADIGPAVSVFGSARTKPGTEYYEMAVDVGRKLAEAGVAVITGGGPGSMEAANKGAVEGNGVSVGLGIELPFEQGLNQWVDLGINFRYFFARKTMFVKYAQGFVVLPGGLGTLDELFEAMVLVQTRKVTSFPIVLLGVRFWGPMIEWIRDTLVAEGMVSEKDLDLIQLVDDPADAVHRVLHGAPLPATTNGNQRPE; this is encoded by the coding sequence ATGAGCATTAGCCAGCACCCGATTCCCAGCCCGGACGCGAATGGCCACGTCGCGGGCGTCCACGTGCCCCTGCCTTCGGAGATTGCACCGGCCAAGCACAAGGGCCCTTTGGAACTGCGACGCAAACAGGCGGACAAGGGAATGTCCGATCAGCATTTGCTGGACACGAGCGGTGCCGGGCAGTTCATCCATACCGATCCCTGGCGCGTCCTGAGGATTCAGAGCGAATTCGTTGAGGGCTTTGGGGCGTTGGCCGATATTGGTCCGGCAGTCAGTGTTTTCGGTTCAGCCCGTACCAAACCGGGAACCGAGTACTACGAGATGGCAGTGGATGTGGGGCGCAAGCTCGCCGAAGCCGGAGTCGCCGTGATCACCGGTGGCGGCCCGGGCTCCATGGAAGCCGCCAACAAGGGTGCTGTGGAAGGCAACGGCGTATCTGTCGGGCTGGGCATTGAGTTGCCGTTCGAGCAGGGCCTGAACCAATGGGTGGACCTGGGCATCAACTTCCGGTACTTCTTTGCCCGCAAGACGATGTTCGTGAAGTACGCCCAAGGATTCGTCGTCCTTCCCGGCGGACTTGGAACCCTGGATGAGCTCTTCGAGGCAATGGTCCTGGTGCAGACACGCAAAGTGACATCGTTCCCGATCGTGCTGTTGGGTGTCCGCTTCTGGGGTCCAATGATTGAGTGGATCCGGGACACTTTGGTTGCTGAAGGAATGGTGTCCGAAAAGGACCTGGACCTGATCCAACTTGTGGATGACCCTGCCGATGCCGTCCACCGGGTGTTGCATGGTGCTCCGCTTCCCGCCACCACCAATGGAAACCAGCGCCCGGAGTAG
- a CDS encoding amino acid ABC transporter ATP-binding protein, with product MTTQVSGDALVSLNSVNKHYGQLHVLKDINLQVRKGEVVVVIGPSGSGKSTLCRAINRLETIDDGDIAIDGKKLPEEGKELAHLRADVGMVFQSFNLFAHKTILENVTLGPIKVKGVAKGTAEREAMALLERVGVGHQAPKLPAQLSGGQQQRVAIARALAMKPKVMLFDEPTSALDPEMINEVLDVMIQLAKEGMTMIVVTHEMGFARKAADRVVFMADGQIVEDSTPEEFFTNPQSNRAKDFLSKLLTH from the coding sequence ATGACTACTCAAGTGTCCGGCGATGCGCTCGTCTCCCTGAACAGCGTCAACAAACACTACGGTCAATTGCACGTCCTCAAAGACATCAACCTCCAGGTTCGGAAGGGTGAAGTCGTCGTGGTCATCGGGCCGTCCGGCTCCGGTAAGTCCACGTTGTGCCGTGCCATCAACCGTTTGGAAACGATCGACGACGGCGACATCGCGATCGACGGGAAGAAGCTCCCGGAAGAAGGCAAGGAACTCGCCCACCTGCGTGCCGACGTCGGAATGGTCTTCCAGTCCTTCAACCTGTTCGCCCACAAGACGATCCTTGAGAACGTCACGCTGGGACCGATCAAGGTGAAGGGCGTTGCCAAAGGCACGGCAGAAAGGGAGGCCATGGCCCTCCTGGAACGTGTCGGCGTGGGCCACCAGGCTCCCAAGCTCCCCGCGCAGCTCTCCGGTGGCCAGCAACAGCGTGTGGCCATTGCCCGCGCGCTTGCCATGAAGCCCAAGGTGATGCTGTTCGACGAGCCCACCTCGGCGCTGGACCCCGAAATGATCAACGAGGTCCTGGACGTCATGATCCAGCTGGCAAAGGAAGGCATGACCATGATCGTGGTCACCCACGAGATGGGCTTTGCCCGCAAGGCAGCCGACCGCGTCGTGTTCATGGCCGATGGCCAGATCGTGGAAGATTCAACACCCGAGGAAT